The Blautia obeum ATCC 29174 region GCCTGAAGCAGTTCGATCATTTTGTCGATGAATCCGCCACCACGCTGCTGGATGTTCTGAGCTGTAGCATCCTGGTTAACTTCACCGATGACAACCTGTCCTTCTGCGTTAGCTACAACATCTTTGATTGCGTTGTACATATTTTCAGCTGCTACAGAACCAGCCTGAGCGTTGTCTGTACAAACTTCGCAAGCGATAGATCCTTCTGGAGCATCTGCGATACCTGTATCGAATGTAACAACCGGGATTCCTTTAGATACACAATCGTTCAGAGCGTCAAGAACGGAAGATGTATCACAAGCTGCAAGTCCTAATCCTTTCGGGTTGGAAGCGATTGCTGTGTTGATCATGTTAACCTGGTCAGCGATATCAGATTCACTGTTCGGTCCCTGTGCTGTGTAAGTAACACCAAGTTCTTCAGCAGCTTTCTTCATACCTTCCTGTGCTGCATCCCAGTATGTGGACTGGAAAGATTTAACCATCATCGGGAACTCATAAGCTTCATTTGCTTTGAGATCTTTGAACTGATCCGGAAGATCAGCTGCCATAACTGTTGATGCGGACATTCCTGCTACCATTGCTGCACAGATGCTTAATGCTACTACCTTTTTGAAATTCATAATTTACTTCCTCCTTATAAATATAAATTATATAGTTTTTATGATGATACGTCAGTAGGAAATTGTCTGACGCCCCACATCCTTATGAAGTTTTAATAAATATTCAATTTCTTTTACAGCAGAGCGGATATCTATAATCCACTGTGCTGTTTAAATCATTCATTTATACTGCTTACATAGCAGCTTTTTTCTTTTCTTTGATGATATCAATCAGGACTGCTACGATAAGTACAAGACCTGTGATGATCTGCTGCCAGTTAGCCTGCAGGCCGATATATGGAAGACCTGTCTTCAGGAGCATGATAACGAAGATACCAACAAATGTTCCGATTACGGAACCGTAACCACCGGTTGCCGCAACACCACCAACGAATACACCGCCGATAGCATCCATTTCAAGTCCGGCACCTGTACCAGGCTGTACGGTAGGTGTTACTGCTGCATAAGCGATTGCTGCAAGTCCTACGAACAGACCACATACTACGTATACCATAACGTGGTAGAATTTTACATTGATTCCAGAAAGAGCTGCTGCTTCTTTGTTAGATCCGATTGCGATAGTGTAACGTCCGAATTTTGTGTGATTCAGAACGAATTCCATCAGCAGAACCAGAAGAACCATCCACAGGAACCCGATCGGATAACGGGAAGCACTTCTTCCTGTACCAACTGTGATCTTGAAGATTGAGTGGAACCATCCACCATCCTGTGTAAGTCCCGGCCATGGTGTTGCGCTGCAGAGAGAACCAGCACCACGGGTGATCATACATGTACAAAGAGTTGCAAGGAACGGCGGCAGGTTCATAACACCGATGAGCACACCATTCAGGGCTCCAATGACGAGTCCAAGTACCAGGCAGAGCACCATAGCTGCTGCTACCGGCCATCCATGGCTTCTTACCATTGTTCCGGCGATAAGTGCATAACAAACCATACCGGTTCCGATTGACAGGTCTACACCACCAGTGATAAGTGGGAATGTAACACCGATTGCCATCAGAAGATCATAGTAAGAGAAATCCAACATACTTAAGAGAGTTGTATACTGTCTGAACTCCTTACTCATAATGGAGAAGATCGCTGTCAGAGCGATGATAACCAGTAATACAATAAATCTCTGATCACTTATAATACTTTTTTTCTTCTTAGTCATGACTATCCTCCTTAATCGATATTTCTTGTGGCCTTATCCATGATGCGTTCCTGTGTAGCTTCGGAAATATCAATATTTCCAGTTACTTTACCTTCGCACATAACGATGATACGGTCACTCAAACGGAGAATTTCTGTCATTTCAGAAGAAATCATGATGATTGATTTTCCTTCTGCTGCCAGTTTACTCATTAACTTGTAAATTTCGTTCTTGGCACCAACGTCGATACCTCTTGTAGGTTCGTCGAAAATCAGGATGTCACTGTCGCGGGTAAGCCATTTAGCAATAACAACTTTCTGCTGGTTACCACCGGAAAGGTTAACTACCAGCTGATCACCGCTTGGTGTCTTAGTTGCCAGTTCTTTAACATATCTTTCGCTGACTTCTTTTTCTTTTGCCTTATTGATGAAGATTCCATTTGTGAACTCTTCCATTGTTGCCAGTGTTGTGTTTTCGTTAACAGATTTCTGAACTACAACACCATATCTTCTTCTGTCCTCTGACAGATAACCGATACCATATTTAACAGCATCCTGCGGGCTGTTGATTGTAACTTCTCTGAGCTGTCCGCTCTTGTCCATAATGGAAATCTTTCCACTCTGTTTCGGGTCTGCTCCGAAAAGTGCTCTTGCAGTCTCTGTACGTCCTGCACCCATAAGTCCCGAGAAACCAAGAATTTCACCTTTGCGAAGTTCAAAGCTTACGTCCTGAACCATCTTACCAGCGTTCAGATGTTCTACTTTAAGAACAACCGGTGCATCTGGTGCAACCATGCTGTGTTCCTTCGGATCTTCATAAATAACACGACCAACCATCATGTTAATGATGTCTTCTTTTGTACTGTCTTTTGTGATCAGAGTTCCTACATATCCACCATCTCGCATGACTGTTACACGGTCTGTGATAACTTTGATCTCATCCATACGATGTGAGATATATACGATACCGAGATTCTTCTCACGAAGATCACGAATGATTACAAACAGGTCAGCGATTTCTTTTTCTGTAAGAGCTGCTGACGGCTCATCGAAGATGATAACTTCTGCTTTGTGGGAAATAGCTTTTGCGATCTCACACATCTGCTGTTTACCAACAGTAAGGTTGCTCATCTTTTCTCTTGGGTCGATTTCAATGTTCAGATCCTTGAATAACTTCTTGGAATCTTCAACCATCTTCTTATCATCTACACGGATACCTTTTTTCGGCTCACGTCCGATAAAGATGTTCTGTGCAACTGTAAGGTCACCGACCATGTTTAATTCCTGATGTACGATTACGATACCATTGTCCTGTGCTTCACGAGTATTGTGAAAAGCAACTTCCTGGCCTTTGTATGTAATAGATCCGGAATCTTTCTGATAAATACCGGTAAGAACTTTCATAAGTGTTGATTTACCGGCACCGTTCTCTCCCATAAGTGCATGTACTTCACCGCGTCTCACTTCGAAGTTAACGTGATCCAGGGCATGAACTCCAGGAAAGGACTTATCAATATCCTTCATTGTTAAAATAACGTCACCCATTGTTTCATCCTCCCTTTCGATCAGTTCTTTCTACGTCTTGCAGAAACGTCGGCATATACAGCTACGATTACGATGATACCTGTGATGATCATCTGCTGTCCTTTACCAAGACCAAATGCCATGATACCCTGCTGCAGAAGAGAGATAATAAATACACCGATTACAGTACCACCGATGGAAGCAAGTCCACCAACCATGGATGTACCACCCATTACACAACCAGCGATTGCTTCGTTGTTGTACTGATCGCCATAACCTGGCTGAACGGTTGTATATGTTGCTACAAAGAACAGTGCTGCGATTCCAACAAGGAATCCACAGATTACATATGCAAGCATGTTCCATTTCTTGGTATCTACACCAGAAAGTCTAACTGCTTCGCTGTTGGATCCAAGGCAAAGGATGTAACGTCCTGGTTTTGTATTGTAAAGAACGATACCACATACAACTGCCATTCCGAGGAAGATTACCAGACCTACCGGGAATCCGTTAACTGATACGATGCTACGGAACCATCCGTTTTTCGGATCACTGCTCAGCGGCCAGCTTACAGACTGTGTTTTTGTAAATACAGAAGCGATACCTTTTGCGATATTCATGGATGCCATGGATACGATAAATGCCGGAACTGACAGATAAGATACCAGCCATCCGTTGAAGATACCGAATGCAAGGCCGATCAGAATGCAGATAACCATTGCTGCTGCACATGGAACACCATAAGATGTCATGCAGTAACCGGATACCAGTGCACAACAGAACATAACCGGTCCGATGGAGAAATCGATTCCTCCGGTTGCGATTACGAACGTAACACCAAGTGACAGGAAGCCCAAGAAGTATACATAGTTCAATGTGGACTTAATGCTGTCTCCAACAGGGAATTTATTTCCCAGCACTACCTTAAAAACTGCGAACATCACTATCAGAATACATACAAGTAAGATTCTGTTCAGTCCGAGCTTTTTGACTATTGGATTTTGTTTCAGCTTTTCCAATGTTTCAC contains the following coding sequences:
- a CDS encoding ABC transporter permease, with protein sequence MEKLKQNPIVKKLGLNRILLVCILIVMFAVFKVVLGNKFPVGDSIKSTLNYVYFLGFLSLGVTFVIATGGIDFSIGPVMFCCALVSGYCMTSYGVPCAAAMVICILIGLAFGIFNGWLVSYLSVPAFIVSMASMNIAKGIASVFTKTQSVSWPLSSDPKNGWFRSIVSVNGFPVGLVIFLGMAVVCGIVLYNTKPGRYILCLGSNSEAVRLSGVDTKKWNMLAYVICGFLVGIAALFFVATYTTVQPGYGDQYNNEAIAGCVMGGTSMVGGLASIGGTVIGVFIISLLQQGIMAFGLGKGQQMIITGIIVIVAVYADVSARRRKN
- a CDS encoding substrate-binding domain-containing protein; its protein translation is MNFKKVVALSICAAMVAGMSASTVMAADLPDQFKDLKANEAYEFPMMVKSFQSTYWDAAQEGMKKAAEELGVTYTAQGPNSESDIADQVNMINTAIASNPKGLGLAACDTSSVLDALNDCVSKGIPVVTFDTGIADAPEGSIACEVCTDNAQAGSVAAENMYNAIKDVVANAEGQVVIGEVNQDATAQNIQQRGGGFIDKMIELLQADGKTVAVAGNEFYVNAAKNADATEADADVVIQVAVPAQTTVELCSNEAQAILSKENCIAIFGSNQTAAEGVLAANANLNVLGSDAAAGDVIGVGFDAGSIIKAAVQDGTFLGAVTQSPLMMGYYAIYALTAAANGQELEDVPTDGYWYDSTNMDDEEIAPNLYD
- a CDS encoding sugar ABC transporter ATP-binding protein, which codes for MGDVILTMKDIDKSFPGVHALDHVNFEVRRGEVHALMGENGAGKSTLMKVLTGIYQKDSGSITYKGQEVAFHNTREAQDNGIVIVHQELNMVGDLTVAQNIFIGREPKKGIRVDDKKMVEDSKKLFKDLNIEIDPREKMSNLTVGKQQMCEIAKAISHKAEVIIFDEPSAALTEKEIADLFVIIRDLREKNLGIVYISHRMDEIKVITDRVTVMRDGGYVGTLITKDSTKEDIINMMVGRVIYEDPKEHSMVAPDAPVVLKVEHLNAGKMVQDVSFELRKGEILGFSGLMGAGRTETARALFGADPKQSGKISIMDKSGQLREVTINSPQDAVKYGIGYLSEDRRRYGVVVQKSVNENTTLATMEEFTNGIFINKAKEKEVSERYVKELATKTPSGDQLVVNLSGGNQQKVVIAKWLTRDSDILIFDEPTRGIDVGAKNEIYKLMSKLAAEGKSIIMISSEMTEILRLSDRIIVMCEGKVTGNIDISEATQERIMDKATRNID
- a CDS encoding ABC transporter permease, which gives rise to MTKKKKSIISDQRFIVLLVIIALTAIFSIMSKEFRQYTTLLSMLDFSYYDLLMAIGVTFPLITGGVDLSIGTGMVCYALIAGTMVRSHGWPVAAAMVLCLVLGLVIGALNGVLIGVMNLPPFLATLCTCMITRGAGSLCSATPWPGLTQDGGWFHSIFKITVGTGRSASRYPIGFLWMVLLVLLMEFVLNHTKFGRYTIAIGSNKEAAALSGINVKFYHVMVYVVCGLFVGLAAIAYAAVTPTVQPGTGAGLEMDAIGGVFVGGVAATGGYGSVIGTFVGIFVIMLLKTGLPYIGLQANWQQIITGLVLIVAVLIDIIKEKKKAAM